The stretch of DNA GCCCGCTCGTGGTACCAAGTCTCCAGCCAGTCCATGAGGCGCGGCGACGGCGAGTTCGGCGTGAAGCCCTTGCGCACGTATGCGTCCAGCTTCATCCTGAGCCTCGCGTTCGCCACCGCCTTGGTCTTGCCTTGGGCCGTGAGCCGCCGCCTGCGCCCGGTGGCCCTGTCGGGCTCTATGTCTATCGCGGCGTGCCAGATTCCATCGGTGCTTCTGTATGTCGAGCCGCCGCCACCCATTGCCATCGTTGGTCTCCCGTCGTGTGAAATGCGTAGCCAAATGCGTAGCCACAACGGGCCACCCAGAGGCATCCACAGTTACCAGTGCGAAATGAAGACCGTTGAAATTAAGCCGTTTCTAAGATTCCCGAATAGTTAGCCGATAATGTACGTTATGTCAGAAAAGTGCGGAAACCTTCGATTGACACTCTTTTCCGTACATAACATCGTTGGATTATGCCAGCACGTCCCCTCTTTAGGGACTTTGCTCGACATAATCCAACGGTATGGCCGGTGGCGTCTTCGCCGCGCTGGACGCCTTTTACGGTCAGCCTTTGATGACCCGTCTGAGTTTTCTTTCCATTTCGCTTTTCATGCCATTTCTGGCCTGCAGATACATAAACACCAGCTCCGCGGCGGTCAGCAAAATCATCAGCGCGGCTGACGGCCATCCTACTTGCTCGTAGAAATGCTGGAATTTTGCTGAAAAGCCAGATTCGAACATCGCATATACCGGGTATGGTAAAGCGCCAATAACCAATGAGGTGAAGTGCAAACCGACAATCGACCAACGTACTGGGTATACGTCTCGCTTGGTTTTTGAGAAGATATTTCCACGAATCGCGGTAATCGAACAAATGTTCACCGCAATGACTGCCGCGACAATCCACAGCAATGCCGGCAGGATATCAAGCATGCGACACTCCCCCTGTTGTAATCTGTCTCTACATATCTACCGTATATCGATGACCATGTAACCCGATTTGGCCTGTTCAACCTATGCGGTATGCGCCAAACCTGTATATTACAGTGAAACCGCGGTGCGTGCCTGCCGCTTCGCATCAAGCTTCTTTTTCATGCGCATCGCAGCGATGTCGTCGACAGAACAGGTCGAGTCCGCAGTGGAAGGCATCGTAGATAAATCGACATACTCCTCGTGTTCAAGAGCATCCCTGATTTGCTTCCACAAGGATCCCATGGATACTCCGAACACCGCCCTACCGCTTTGCAACAGCGCCACCATTTGCTCGCTGTCCGTGCATTCATGCACCTGCTGTCCATCGCACATAATAGTGATGTTCTCCAGCTGCTCAGCAGTGCATTGCACTAGAAAACCGATGGCAGCCGTCACATTCTGCAGATTGATGCCCGCATCAAGCAGTTTTTTCGACACAGCAAGAATCACCACATCCTTGAACGAATACAGTCTACGTGACCCAGACCCATGCGATGGAGTGATAGAAGGCTCCACAATCTGTCTGCGCGCCCAATAATCAAGCTGACGATAAGTGATGCCAGCTACCCTCGACGCCACTGAACCCTTATAGCCACGTATCACCGGCTGCGCATCGCTTGTGGGAAACAACTCCCCCTGTACCGCAGTCGGCACATGCAGATGCAACCGCAGTGTTGGCTCTGCCTCATTCATCGCATTCTCCTACGACATATAAACAGCGCCCATGAGCCTCCGTATGAAGCCCATGGGCGCGAAGCTGCTGTACACAGTTTATCCCGTATCACGCGGATCAACCAGCAATGACAGCCTTGTTATCGAAATAAACCAGACGGAACTTGCCAAGAATGATTTCATCGCCATTCTTAAGTTCCTGCTGATCAACACGCTGACGGTTCACATACGTGCCATTCAAGCTTCCCGCATCGATGACGCAATACCTACCATTCAACCTTCGGAACACCGCGTGGGAACGGGAAACCGTGGAATCATCCAAAAGAATATCGGCGCTTGGATCACGGCCGACGGTAATCTCATCCTCATCGAGAAGATACCGCGACCCCGACACCGCTCCCCTAGTCGAGATCAGCAGCGCCGTGCCGTCGGCAAGACGCATAATGGTTTCAAGGTCCTCCTTCGTCAGAGGACGGTCTCCGGTGGAAGTAACCGGTACAGTTATTGCAGGAAGGCCAATGATGGTCGTTTCACCTGCGCTTGGAATCGGATCAGTCATAGTCGCCATTCTAGTCATTACCCTTGCAAATAGCCGGCATTGAGACCGGCATAGTCACGAATCATACACCGTAAAGCGGGTTTCACCCCTCAGCTTTGTCAATAATCGACACGAACTGGTCGTGCGGCAGCATGTCGTCATAGCTGCGCCAACGGCGTTCCAGCTCACGATTTGCCTCGTCATGCTGCTGTTTACTAAGCTTGGCGTAAGCCCTCAGCTCGTTCGGCCCCATGTCTTTGACCGGCTGATTGAGATTCAATGCTTTGTCATTCACAGACCGCCATTGTAGCCGCACACCCTGAAAGAGTATGAAAAAGCCCGGATACAGCGTGTACACCGGGCTCAAATTCACATTTAAAGATTTATTATTACAAAGAATGATTTCAGCGCTGCTCGTCGATCATTTCCTGCAGTGCCTTGTTGACGGACGGAGAACCGGCCGCCATGGACAGGGCGTTGATGCCGCTGATTTCGAAACCACGCTTGATTGCGGAGAAAATCTGATTCTTGTTCATGTTATTTCCTTAGTACTTGTTTTCCTTGACGCACCTTGCGTCTTACCATCTTCTGTTGTTGACAAGTACCAATATAGCGATTGGTCAGATTGAAATCATTGCCCAACCATTCGTTTTATAGCAAAATCATCGTCTATTCTTGAATTGGGAGCACTGGTCGGAGTGTATGGGACTCGGCCACCGCGTCACTTTGTTGCGTCATCCCACAGCCGTCTCCTTGCATAGAATCAATCTGGGATTTATCCCCACCCATGTATTTCACCGCATAGGAATTGACTGAGGCCTGAACCCGATGTTCGACCAGATCGGCTTCAACGGGTTGGACACTTTGTGAGAACCACCGTTCAGACACGACGGTCTCCCACCATTTCCGACACGCCGGACGAAGGCGCGGAACCCCAGTGAAACCAACAAAAAAAGGCGGCACGTCGTGCCGCCCGATGGTGGGTGATATAGGAATCGAACCTATGACCCCTTCCGTGTGAAGGAAGTGCGCTAGCCGCTGCGCCAATCACCCAATATTGGTTTATATAGGAACTCACGTTCCAGTGGGCGATACAAGATTCGAACTTGTGACCCCTTCCGTGTCAGGGAAGTGCGCTACCTCTGCGCCAACCGCCCAGGTTATTCATCACACCAACTTACGTCAAGCACAATGAGAGGTGGGTACGAGAGTCGAACTCGTCTATACGGCTTTGCAGGCCGCTGCCTAACCGCTTGGCTAACCCACCTTAAAGGTCGATAATCAATCGGAACCTTAGAGCGGACAACGGGACTCGAACCCGCGGTCTCAACCTTGGCAAGGTTGCGCTTTACCAACTAAGCTATGTCCGCATGTGCCCTGCAGTATCACTGCCTGAGCACGAGTATCTACTATAATCACATTTCCGTAATTTGCAAATCAGCGTGTCGCACCTTTTCGGGGCGCACTGTCAGCCCCGAAATACTCTTCGACGGACTGCGCAAGTTGGCTTACGTTATCGATGACTCGGTATGCGCCATGCTCCTTGAGCTCACCCGGCTCAGCATAGCCCCATCCGCAGCCCAAGCAATCCAGACCGCATGCCTTGGCCCCATCGGCATCGGTCCAGCGATCGCCAACCATCAACGCACGATCACCAGCAGCCTCATCAAAATTGATATGCTCAAACGCCCAACGAATCACCTGATCCTTGTCAAGGCGGGAATTATCGGTGCTTGCGCCATAAATGCCGTCGACCATGGCGTCCAAGTGGAAATGCTCACAAATCGGAATGCACTGATACTGCGGTTTGCAACTGGCGATCGCCAGATAATATCCATCAGCACGCAACTTGGCCAGCTGCTCCGGAATACCATCGTAGATGGTGTTGTTTAAACGCCCCGGCACTTTCTGTCCAGGATTGTTGGGATCGTCGAACACAGCCTCATCCGCATAATACCTGCGATAAATAGCAATGCCCTCATCAAGACGATCTTCAGGAATATCGTTGCGCTGCAGGGATTCAATAATCGCTGGACCGATGAATCGCTGCAACTCCTCATCATCCGGAACCGGATACCCCAATTCCTCGAACACCTTGACCACACAGCCGATGATTCCCGGATCGGATTTGGTCAGCGTGCCGTCGAGGTCAAGCAGAACGACTTTCTTGGATTGCCTGGTCTGTTCGGACATGAATTGGTTCTCCCTTTATTCCTATCGATTCGTTTTCGTCGATGTGATATCTGTTGACGCTAACAATTATGCCCAGCCATACTGACTGGGCATAATGTTCAAGTGTCGTTCAACTGCAAGTCACTCGTAGTCTGGGAACCAACCGTCACGATGCATCTGCAGTCGCTTCTCAAGCAGCGTCTTCAGCTCGTCTTCGGTACGACGTTCCAGCAGCATATCCCAGTGCGTACGAGTCGGCTTGGAGATTTCGTCGTCCTCACGATCCTTGTCGCCTTCACGACGCGCGGTCATGCCACAACGGCATTCCCATTCCTCAGGAATCTCCGCGCCCTCAGCGAACGGCAGAATCGTACGGTGCCCTTTAGGGCACACATATGCGACGTCGTTTCGTGCCGCGAAATCCACATTGTCATCGGATTCCAACGACTTTGCGCCGATGCTCATGCCTCGCAGGCTGCGTTCTGCCATATTGCCTTTGCCTCCTTGGGATTGTCTGCTCTTTCTAAGCTACAGAACAGTTCGGACGTGTTTTTTATTCCCTATTCGTCTGCTGATTGCCATTTTAGTCGACGCCAGAGTATGCGACGATACCACGATTAACACGATCGTATGCTTGCCTTGCGATTGATGGCAATGTTCCGGCACGTTCAGCAAGATAAGGTCCGACCACGGCTATCT from Bifidobacterium catenulatum PV20-2 encodes:
- a CDS encoding MerR family transcriptional regulator — encoded protein: MNEAEPTLRLHLHVPTAVQGELFPTSDAQPVIRGYKGSVASRVAGITYRQLDYWARRQIVEPSITPSHGSGSRRLYSFKDVVILAVSKKLLDAGINLQNVTAAIGFLVQCTAEQLENITIMCDGQQVHECTDSEQMVALLQSGRAVFGVSMGSLWKQIRDALEHEEYVDLSTMPSTADSTCSVDDIAAMRMKKKLDAKRQARTAVSL
- a CDS encoding RNA polymerase-binding protein RbpA, encoding MAERSLRGMSIGAKSLESDDNVDFAARNDVAYVCPKGHRTILPFAEGAEIPEEWECRCGMTARREGDKDREDDEISKPTRTHWDMLLERRTEDELKTLLEKRLQMHRDGWFPDYE
- a CDS encoding FHA domain-containing protein encodes the protein MTDPIPSAGETTIIGLPAITVPVTSTGDRPLTKEDLETIMRLADGTALLISTRGAVSGSRYLLDEDEITVGRDPSADILLDDSTVSRSHAVFRRLNGRYCVIDAGSLNGTYVNRQRVDQQELKNGDEIILGKFRLVYFDNKAVIAG
- a CDS encoding HAD hydrolase-like protein, whose translation is MSEQTRQSKKVVLLDLDGTLTKSDPGIIGCVVKVFEELGYPVPDDEELQRFIGPAIIESLQRNDIPEDRLDEGIAIYRRYYADEAVFDDPNNPGQKVPGRLNNTIYDGIPEQLAKLRADGYYLAIASCKPQYQCIPICEHFHLDAMVDGIYGASTDNSRLDKDQVIRWAFEHINFDEAAGDRALMVGDRWTDADGAKACGLDCLGCGWGYAEPGELKEHGAYRVIDNVSQLAQSVEEYFGADSAPRKGATR